In Bubalus kerabau isolate K-KA32 ecotype Philippines breed swamp buffalo chromosome 4, PCC_UOA_SB_1v2, whole genome shotgun sequence, one DNA window encodes the following:
- the RUSC2 gene encoding AP-4 complex accessory subunit RUSC2 isoform X2, with amino-acid sequence MPLFELSRMDSPPKLTGETLIVHHIPLVHCQVPDRQCCGGGGGGSGSTRPNPFCPPELGITQPDQDLGQADSLLYSSLQSAPGGSTRSADSAKSRGRDGRGPGAPKRHNPFLLQTGMAEPGLGDLYEDSISDSAAQQSFHLHRAGQPTFHLSSFQLPPPGPRVGRPWGAARSRAGVVEGQEQEPVTVLDAPHCSTGRCCRPEPEAETMELDECGGPGGSGSGGGASDTSGFSFDQEWKLSSDESPRNPRCSGSGTQHCRCSSTSSQSEAADQSMGYVSDSSCNSSDGVLVTFSTLYNKMHGNSRANLNSAPQSCSDSSFYSHSDPGAFYLDLQPSPAESKMSCESHHPDSGGREGGYGCPHASSPELDANCNSYRPYCEPCPAVADLTACFQSQARLVVATQNYYKLVTCDLSSQSSPSPAGSSVTSCSEEHTKISPAPGPGPDPGPSQPSEYYLFQKPEVQPEEQEAVGSEVEAETPMGRTVIEGQVYTNTSPPNLSTGRQRSRSYDRSLERSPPVRLGSLERMLSCPVRLSEGPTAITGPSSPPRRVTSFAELAKGRKKAAGSGSPPLRASTGDSSQEFSLIQEAQQDRVGPPDEGTHCSHSLPPMPLEPGMDLVGPEPWSTQVCQGSQSSEMPPAGLRAAGQGPLAQLMDPGPALPGSPANSHTQRDARAKADGGGAESRPVLRYSKEQRPTTLPIQPFVFQHHFPKQLAKARALHSLSQLYSLSGCSRAPQPAPAAAPTAQGPGPAPSGEPQVPTHRGARKARPEPETSRPSPLGSYSPIRSTGPFGPSTDSSASTSCSPLPEQATATESPPPWGLSCPPAVRPAVSQQPQKEDPKILTLAEYRLHGTGSLPPLGSWRSSLGRVESLARGGGEGSMASRPSNANHLSPQALKWREYRRKNPLGPPGLSGSLDRRPQDARLARRNPIFEFPGSLGAAGHLNCRLNGQVVKPLPLTCPDFQDPFSLTEKPPAEFCLSPDGSSEAVSIDVLQKKGLVKAVNTAVDLIVAHFGTSRDPGVKAKLGNSSVSPNVGHLVLKYLCPAVRAVLEDGLKSFVLDVIIGQRKNTPWSVVEASTQLGPSTKVLHGLYNKVSQFPELTSHTMRFNAFILGLLNIRSLEFWFNHLYNHEDIIQTHYQPWGFLNAAHTVCPGLFEELLLLLQPLALLPFSLDLLFQHRLLQSGQQQRQHKELLRVSQDLLLSAHSTLQLARSRGQDGPGDVDRVAPGERVKGVGAPEGGEEEEEEEETEAAGSSGRGRWARSGQAGWWYQLMQSSQVYIDGSSEGSRFPRGSSTGSSSEKKKGAGGVGPPPREGVVEGAEACPAPEEALGRERGWPFWMGSPPDSVLAELRRSREREGSAAPTAENEEGASEPSPGGIKWGHLFGSRKAQREARPTNRLPSDWLSLDKSVFQLMAQTVGARREPEPKDSVQEPPSPGLPSKPPWMAGIGRQGKRELKCQVPTPGAASGGC; translated from the exons ATGCCCTTGTTCGAACTTTCCAGAATGGATAGTCCCCCAAAGCTGACTGGAGAGACCCTCATCGTCCACCACATCCCCCTGGTGCACTGCCAAGTCCCAGACAGGCAGTGCTGTGGAGGGGGAGGTGGAGGTAGCGGGAGCACAAGACCCAACCCCTTCTGCCCACCAGAGCTGGGCATCACCCAGCCTGATCAGGACCTCGGACAAGCCGactctctgctgtacagcagcctGCAGTCTGCTCCAGGGGGCTCTACACGGTCTGCTGATAGTGCCAAGAGCAGGGGTCGGGATGGAAGAGGCCCCGGGGCCCCTAAACGACACAACCCCTTCTTGCTGCAGACGGGCATGGCCGAGCCAGGACTTGGTGACCTATATGAGGATAGCATCAGTGACAGTGCCGCCCAGCAGTCCTTCCACCTGCACAGGGCTGGCCAGCCCACCTTCCATCTCTCCTCTTTCCAGCTGCCACCGCCTGGCCCCAGAGTGGGCAGGCCATGGGGGGCAGCGCGTAGTCGAGCCGGAGTGGTGGAAGGGCAAGAACAGGAGCCAGTGACTGTCTTGGATGCCCCGCATTGCAGCACTGGCCGCTGCTGCCGGCCAGAGCCGGAAGCTGAGACCATGGAGCTGGATGAGTGTGGGGGGCCCGGTGGGAGTGGCAGTGGGGGTGGAGCCAGTGACACCTCTGGCTTTTCCTTTGACCAGGAATGGAAGCTCAGTTCCGATGAATCCCCAAGGAACCCCAGATGCTCAGGCTCAGGCACCCAGCACTGCCGCTGCAGTAGCACCTCCAGTCAGTCCGAGGCGGCTGACCAGTCCATGGGCTATGTGAGCGACTCCTCCTGCAACAGCTCAGACGGCGTGCTGGTCACCTTCAGCACCCTCTACAACAAAATGCACGGCAACTCCCGTGCCAACCTCAACTCTGCCCCACAATCCTGCAGCGACTCTTCCTTCTACAGCCACTCGGACCCTGGCGCCTTCTACCTGGACCTGCAGCCCTCCCCAGCTGAGTCGAAGATGTCTTGTGAGTCCCACCACCCTGACAGCGGAGGAAGGGAAGGTGGCTATGGTTGTCCTCATGCCTCATCTCCTGAGCTTGATGCCAACTGCAACTCCTACCGCCCGTACTGTGAGCCCTGCCCAGCTGTGGCTGACCTCACAGCCTGCTTCCAGAGCCAGGCCCGTCTTGTTGTGGCCACACAGAATTACTATAAACTTGTCACCTGTGACCTGTCCTCCCAGTCCTCCCCAAGCCCAGCTGGCTCTTCTGTCACCAGCTGCtcggaggaacacaccaagatcAGTCCTGCCCCTGGCCCTGGCCCAGACCCTGGCCCTAGCCAGCCCTCTGAGTATTACCTGTTCCAGAAGCCGGAAGTCCAGCCAGAGGAACAAGAAGCAGTGGGCTCTGAAGTGGAAGCGGAGACTCCCATGGGCCGCACTGTGATCGAGGGGCAAGTGTACACCAACACTTCACCCCCCAACCTCAGCACTGGACGTCAGCGCTCTCGAAGCTATGACCGCAGCCTAGAGCGCAGCCCTCCTGTCCGCTTGGGCTCTCTGGAACGCATGTTGAGTTGCCCAGTGCGCCTCAGTGAGGGCCCCACCGCCATTACTGGGCCTAGTTCCCCACCTCGGCGGGTCACCTCCTTTGCCGAACTTGCCAAGGGCCGGAAGAAAGCTGCAGGCTCTGGCTCCCCTCCACTGCGAGCAAGCACTGGGGACTCCTCTCAGGAGTTCTCACTCATCCAAGAAGCCCAGCAAGACAGGGTGGGCCCCCCAGATGAGGGCACTCACTGTAGCCATAGTCTCCCACCCATGCCCTTGGAGCCAGGCATGGACCTGGTTGGCCCAGAGCCCTGGTCCACCCAGGTCTGTCAGGGCTCCCAGTCCAGTGAGATGCCACCCGCTGGCCTCAGAGCTGCTGGGCAGGGGCCCCTGGCCCAGCTGATGGATCCAGGGCCTGCTCTCCCAGGGAGCCCAGCCAACAGCCATACCCAGAGGGACGCAAGAGCTAAAGCTGACG GGGGTGGTGCTGAGAGCCGACCGGTCCTTCGCTACAGCAAGGAGCAGAGGCCAACCACGCTGCCCATCCAGCCGTTCGTGTTCCAGCACCACTTCCCCAAGCAGCTGGCCAAGGCACGGGCCCTGCACAGCCTTTCCCAGCTCTACAGCCTCTCGGGCTGCAGCCGTGCACCGCAGCCTGCCCCCGCAGCTGCCCCCACTGCTCAAGGCCCAGGCCCAGCTCCTTCAGGAGAGCCACAGGTGCCCACCCACAGGGGTGCCAGGAAAGCCAGGCCTGAGCCAGAGACCTCGCGGCCATCACCCCTGGGCAGCTACTCCCCCATCCGGAGTACTGGCCCCTTTGGGCCCAGCACCGACTCTTCAGCCTCCACTTCGTGCTCCCCTCTCCCAGAGCAGGCCACAGCCACAGAAAGCCCACCTCCATGGGGCCTTTCCTGTCCTCCTGCTGTCCGGCCTGCCGTCTCCCAGCAGCCGCAGAAGGAGGATCCGAAGATACTGACCTTGGCTGAGTACCGGCTCCATGGGACAGGAAGCTTGCCTCCTCTGGGCTCCTGGAGATCTAGCCTCGGCCGAGTGGAGAGCCTGGCCCGGGGAGGTGGCGAGGGCAGCATGGCTTCCAGGCCCAGTAATG CCAACCACCTATCCCCTCAAGCACTCAAGTGGCGAGAATACAGGAGGAAGAACCCTCTAGGGCCCCCTGGTTTGTCAGGGAGCCTAGACCGAAGGCCACAGGATGCTCGGCTGGCCCGAAGGAACCCCATCTTTGAGTTCCCCGGCTCCCTCGGTGCTGCTGGCCATCTGAACTGCCGGCTGAATG gtCAAGTAGTGAAGCCGTTACCACTAACCTGCCCTGACTTCCAAGACCCTTTCTCCTTGACTGAGAAGCCCCCTGCTGAGTTTTGCCTGTCCCCAGATGGCAGCTCAGAGGCTGTATCCATTGATGTGCTTCAGAAAAAAG GGCTGGTGAAAGCTGTCAACACTGCTGTGGACCTCATTGTGGCCCATTTTGGCACAAGCCGGGATCCCGGGGTCAAG GCGAAGCTGGGGAACAGTTCTGTGAGCCCCAATGTGGGTCACCTGGTTCTGAAGTACCTGTGCCCTGCGGTGCGGGCGGTGTTGGAGGACGGACTCAAGTCTTTTGTGCTGGACGTCATCATTGGGCAACGTAAGAACACACCGTGGAGTGTGGTGGAGGCCTCCACACAGCTAG GCCCATCCACCAAGGTCTTGCACGGCCTGTACAACAAAGTCAGCCAGTTCCCAGAGCTCACCAGTCACACCATGCGCTTCAACGCCTTCATCCTCGGCCTGCTCAA CATCCGGTCCCTGGAGTTCTGGTTTAATCACCTCTACAACCACGAAG ATATCATCCAGACCCACTACCAGCCGTGGGGCTTCCTGAATGCAGCTCATACGGTGTGCCCTGGCCTCTtcgaggagctgctgctgctgctccaacCCTTGGCCCTCCTGCCCTTCAGCCTAGACCTGCTGTTCCAGCACCGGCTGCTGCAGAGCggccagcagcagcggcagcacaaGGAATTGCTGCGAGTGTCCCAAGATCTGCTGCTGTCCGCCCACTCGACCCTGCAGTTGGCCCGCTCCCGAGGCCAGGATGGCCCCGGAGATGTGGACAGGGTGGCCCCCGGGGAGCGGGTGAAGGGTGTGGGTGCCCCAGAAggtggagaagaggaggaggaagaggaggagacagaggcggcCGGGAGCTCAGGGCGCGGCAGGTGGGCCCGAAGTGGGCAGGCTGGCTGGTGGTACCAGCTCATGCAGAGCTCCCAGGTCTACATCGATGGCTCCAGCGAGGGCTCTAGGTTCCCCCGAGGTAGCAGCACTGGTAGCAgcagtgagaaaaagaaaggggcaGGAGGCGTGGGGCCACCCCCCCGAGAGGGAGTCGTGGAGGGAGCGGAGGCCTGCCCTGCCCCTGAGGAGGCCCTCGGCCGGGAGAGGGGCTGGCCCTTCTGGATGGGGAGCCCCCCTGATTCTGTACTGGCGGAGCTGAGGCGGAGCCGGGAGAGGGAGGGGTCCGCTGCCCCCACAGCAGAAAATGAGGAAGGAGCATCTGAACCTTCACCAGGGGGCATCAAGTGGGGACACCTCTTTGGGTCCCGGAAGGCTCAGCGGGAGGCCCGACCCACAAATAG GCTGCCCTCGGACTGGCTCAGCCTGGACAAGTCTGTGTTCCAGCTCATGGCACAAACAGTGGGTGCCCGCCGGGAGCCAGAGCCCAAGGACAGTGTGCAGGAGCCACCCTCTCCAGGCCTGCCTTCCAAGCCTCCATG GATGGCTGGGATAGGACGACAAGGGAAGAGAGAACTTAAATGCCAGGTACCTACACCAGGAGCTGCTTCTGGAGGGTGCTGA
- the RUSC2 gene encoding AP-4 complex accessory subunit RUSC2 isoform X1 produces MPLFELSRMDSPPKLTGETLIVHHIPLVHCQVPDRQCCGGGGGGSGSTRPNPFCPPELGITQPDQDLGQADSLLYSSLQSAPGGSTRSADSAKSRGRDGRGPGAPKRHNPFLLQTGMAEPGLGDLYEDSISDSAAQQSFHLHRAGQPTFHLSSFQLPPPGPRVGRPWGAARSRAGVVEGQEQEPVTVLDAPHCSTGRCCRPEPEAETMELDECGGPGGSGSGGGASDTSGFSFDQEWKLSSDESPRNPRCSGSGTQHCRCSSTSSQSEAADQSMGYVSDSSCNSSDGVLVTFSTLYNKMHGNSRANLNSAPQSCSDSSFYSHSDPGAFYLDLQPSPAESKMSCESHHPDSGGREGGYGCPHASSPELDANCNSYRPYCEPCPAVADLTACFQSQARLVVATQNYYKLVTCDLSSQSSPSPAGSSVTSCSEEHTKISPAPGPGPDPGPSQPSEYYLFQKPEVQPEEQEAVGSEVEAETPMGRTVIEGQVYTNTSPPNLSTGRQRSRSYDRSLERSPPVRLGSLERMLSCPVRLSEGPTAITGPSSPPRRVTSFAELAKGRKKAAGSGSPPLRASTGDSSQEFSLIQEAQQDRVGPPDEGTHCSHSLPPMPLEPGMDLVGPEPWSTQVCQGSQSSEMPPAGLRAAGQGPLAQLMDPGPALPGSPANSHTQRDARAKADGGGAESRPVLRYSKEQRPTTLPIQPFVFQHHFPKQLAKARALHSLSQLYSLSGCSRAPQPAPAAAPTAQGPGPAPSGEPQVPTHRGARKARPEPETSRPSPLGSYSPIRSTGPFGPSTDSSASTSCSPLPEQATATESPPPWGLSCPPAVRPAVSQQPQKEDPKILTLAEYRLHGTGSLPPLGSWRSSLGRVESLARGGGEGSMASRPSNANHLSPQALKWREYRRKNPLGPPGLSGSLDRRPQDARLARRNPIFEFPGSLGAAGHLNCRLNGQVVKPLPLTCPDFQDPFSLTEKPPAEFCLSPDGSSEAVSIDVLQKKGLVKAVNTAVDLIVAHFGTSRDPGVKAKLGNSSVSPNVGHLVLKYLCPAVRAVLEDGLKSFVLDVIIGQRKNTPWSVVEASTQLGPSTKVLHGLYNKVSQFPELTSHTMRFNAFILGLLNIRSLEFWFNHLYNHEDIIQTHYQPWGFLNAAHTVCPGLFEELLLLLQPLALLPFSLDLLFQHRLLQSGQQQRQHKELLRVSQDLLLSAHSTLQLARSRGQDGPGDVDRVAPGERVKGVGAPEGGEEEEEEEETEAAGSSGRGRWARSGQAGWWYQLMQSSQVYIDGSSEGSRFPRGSSTGSSSEKKKGAGGVGPPPREGVVEGAEACPAPEEALGRERGWPFWMGSPPDSVLAELRRSREREGSAAPTAENEEGASEPSPGGIKWGHLFGSRKAQREARPTNRLPSDWLSLDKSVFQLMAQTVGARREPEPKDSVQEPPSPGLPSKPPCEGKALCHHLATGPGQLSFRKGDTLRVLGPAGADWLRCSRGPDTGLVPLAYVTLTPTPSPSPGSSQN; encoded by the exons ATGCCCTTGTTCGAACTTTCCAGAATGGATAGTCCCCCAAAGCTGACTGGAGAGACCCTCATCGTCCACCACATCCCCCTGGTGCACTGCCAAGTCCCAGACAGGCAGTGCTGTGGAGGGGGAGGTGGAGGTAGCGGGAGCACAAGACCCAACCCCTTCTGCCCACCAGAGCTGGGCATCACCCAGCCTGATCAGGACCTCGGACAAGCCGactctctgctgtacagcagcctGCAGTCTGCTCCAGGGGGCTCTACACGGTCTGCTGATAGTGCCAAGAGCAGGGGTCGGGATGGAAGAGGCCCCGGGGCCCCTAAACGACACAACCCCTTCTTGCTGCAGACGGGCATGGCCGAGCCAGGACTTGGTGACCTATATGAGGATAGCATCAGTGACAGTGCCGCCCAGCAGTCCTTCCACCTGCACAGGGCTGGCCAGCCCACCTTCCATCTCTCCTCTTTCCAGCTGCCACCGCCTGGCCCCAGAGTGGGCAGGCCATGGGGGGCAGCGCGTAGTCGAGCCGGAGTGGTGGAAGGGCAAGAACAGGAGCCAGTGACTGTCTTGGATGCCCCGCATTGCAGCACTGGCCGCTGCTGCCGGCCAGAGCCGGAAGCTGAGACCATGGAGCTGGATGAGTGTGGGGGGCCCGGTGGGAGTGGCAGTGGGGGTGGAGCCAGTGACACCTCTGGCTTTTCCTTTGACCAGGAATGGAAGCTCAGTTCCGATGAATCCCCAAGGAACCCCAGATGCTCAGGCTCAGGCACCCAGCACTGCCGCTGCAGTAGCACCTCCAGTCAGTCCGAGGCGGCTGACCAGTCCATGGGCTATGTGAGCGACTCCTCCTGCAACAGCTCAGACGGCGTGCTGGTCACCTTCAGCACCCTCTACAACAAAATGCACGGCAACTCCCGTGCCAACCTCAACTCTGCCCCACAATCCTGCAGCGACTCTTCCTTCTACAGCCACTCGGACCCTGGCGCCTTCTACCTGGACCTGCAGCCCTCCCCAGCTGAGTCGAAGATGTCTTGTGAGTCCCACCACCCTGACAGCGGAGGAAGGGAAGGTGGCTATGGTTGTCCTCATGCCTCATCTCCTGAGCTTGATGCCAACTGCAACTCCTACCGCCCGTACTGTGAGCCCTGCCCAGCTGTGGCTGACCTCACAGCCTGCTTCCAGAGCCAGGCCCGTCTTGTTGTGGCCACACAGAATTACTATAAACTTGTCACCTGTGACCTGTCCTCCCAGTCCTCCCCAAGCCCAGCTGGCTCTTCTGTCACCAGCTGCtcggaggaacacaccaagatcAGTCCTGCCCCTGGCCCTGGCCCAGACCCTGGCCCTAGCCAGCCCTCTGAGTATTACCTGTTCCAGAAGCCGGAAGTCCAGCCAGAGGAACAAGAAGCAGTGGGCTCTGAAGTGGAAGCGGAGACTCCCATGGGCCGCACTGTGATCGAGGGGCAAGTGTACACCAACACTTCACCCCCCAACCTCAGCACTGGACGTCAGCGCTCTCGAAGCTATGACCGCAGCCTAGAGCGCAGCCCTCCTGTCCGCTTGGGCTCTCTGGAACGCATGTTGAGTTGCCCAGTGCGCCTCAGTGAGGGCCCCACCGCCATTACTGGGCCTAGTTCCCCACCTCGGCGGGTCACCTCCTTTGCCGAACTTGCCAAGGGCCGGAAGAAAGCTGCAGGCTCTGGCTCCCCTCCACTGCGAGCAAGCACTGGGGACTCCTCTCAGGAGTTCTCACTCATCCAAGAAGCCCAGCAAGACAGGGTGGGCCCCCCAGATGAGGGCACTCACTGTAGCCATAGTCTCCCACCCATGCCCTTGGAGCCAGGCATGGACCTGGTTGGCCCAGAGCCCTGGTCCACCCAGGTCTGTCAGGGCTCCCAGTCCAGTGAGATGCCACCCGCTGGCCTCAGAGCTGCTGGGCAGGGGCCCCTGGCCCAGCTGATGGATCCAGGGCCTGCTCTCCCAGGGAGCCCAGCCAACAGCCATACCCAGAGGGACGCAAGAGCTAAAGCTGACG GGGGTGGTGCTGAGAGCCGACCGGTCCTTCGCTACAGCAAGGAGCAGAGGCCAACCACGCTGCCCATCCAGCCGTTCGTGTTCCAGCACCACTTCCCCAAGCAGCTGGCCAAGGCACGGGCCCTGCACAGCCTTTCCCAGCTCTACAGCCTCTCGGGCTGCAGCCGTGCACCGCAGCCTGCCCCCGCAGCTGCCCCCACTGCTCAAGGCCCAGGCCCAGCTCCTTCAGGAGAGCCACAGGTGCCCACCCACAGGGGTGCCAGGAAAGCCAGGCCTGAGCCAGAGACCTCGCGGCCATCACCCCTGGGCAGCTACTCCCCCATCCGGAGTACTGGCCCCTTTGGGCCCAGCACCGACTCTTCAGCCTCCACTTCGTGCTCCCCTCTCCCAGAGCAGGCCACAGCCACAGAAAGCCCACCTCCATGGGGCCTTTCCTGTCCTCCTGCTGTCCGGCCTGCCGTCTCCCAGCAGCCGCAGAAGGAGGATCCGAAGATACTGACCTTGGCTGAGTACCGGCTCCATGGGACAGGAAGCTTGCCTCCTCTGGGCTCCTGGAGATCTAGCCTCGGCCGAGTGGAGAGCCTGGCCCGGGGAGGTGGCGAGGGCAGCATGGCTTCCAGGCCCAGTAATG CCAACCACCTATCCCCTCAAGCACTCAAGTGGCGAGAATACAGGAGGAAGAACCCTCTAGGGCCCCCTGGTTTGTCAGGGAGCCTAGACCGAAGGCCACAGGATGCTCGGCTGGCCCGAAGGAACCCCATCTTTGAGTTCCCCGGCTCCCTCGGTGCTGCTGGCCATCTGAACTGCCGGCTGAATG gtCAAGTAGTGAAGCCGTTACCACTAACCTGCCCTGACTTCCAAGACCCTTTCTCCTTGACTGAGAAGCCCCCTGCTGAGTTTTGCCTGTCCCCAGATGGCAGCTCAGAGGCTGTATCCATTGATGTGCTTCAGAAAAAAG GGCTGGTGAAAGCTGTCAACACTGCTGTGGACCTCATTGTGGCCCATTTTGGCACAAGCCGGGATCCCGGGGTCAAG GCGAAGCTGGGGAACAGTTCTGTGAGCCCCAATGTGGGTCACCTGGTTCTGAAGTACCTGTGCCCTGCGGTGCGGGCGGTGTTGGAGGACGGACTCAAGTCTTTTGTGCTGGACGTCATCATTGGGCAACGTAAGAACACACCGTGGAGTGTGGTGGAGGCCTCCACACAGCTAG GCCCATCCACCAAGGTCTTGCACGGCCTGTACAACAAAGTCAGCCAGTTCCCAGAGCTCACCAGTCACACCATGCGCTTCAACGCCTTCATCCTCGGCCTGCTCAA CATCCGGTCCCTGGAGTTCTGGTTTAATCACCTCTACAACCACGAAG ATATCATCCAGACCCACTACCAGCCGTGGGGCTTCCTGAATGCAGCTCATACGGTGTGCCCTGGCCTCTtcgaggagctgctgctgctgctccaacCCTTGGCCCTCCTGCCCTTCAGCCTAGACCTGCTGTTCCAGCACCGGCTGCTGCAGAGCggccagcagcagcggcagcacaaGGAATTGCTGCGAGTGTCCCAAGATCTGCTGCTGTCCGCCCACTCGACCCTGCAGTTGGCCCGCTCCCGAGGCCAGGATGGCCCCGGAGATGTGGACAGGGTGGCCCCCGGGGAGCGGGTGAAGGGTGTGGGTGCCCCAGAAggtggagaagaggaggaggaagaggaggagacagaggcggcCGGGAGCTCAGGGCGCGGCAGGTGGGCCCGAAGTGGGCAGGCTGGCTGGTGGTACCAGCTCATGCAGAGCTCCCAGGTCTACATCGATGGCTCCAGCGAGGGCTCTAGGTTCCCCCGAGGTAGCAGCACTGGTAGCAgcagtgagaaaaagaaaggggcaGGAGGCGTGGGGCCACCCCCCCGAGAGGGAGTCGTGGAGGGAGCGGAGGCCTGCCCTGCCCCTGAGGAGGCCCTCGGCCGGGAGAGGGGCTGGCCCTTCTGGATGGGGAGCCCCCCTGATTCTGTACTGGCGGAGCTGAGGCGGAGCCGGGAGAGGGAGGGGTCCGCTGCCCCCACAGCAGAAAATGAGGAAGGAGCATCTGAACCTTCACCAGGGGGCATCAAGTGGGGACACCTCTTTGGGTCCCGGAAGGCTCAGCGGGAGGCCCGACCCACAAATAG GCTGCCCTCGGACTGGCTCAGCCTGGACAAGTCTGTGTTCCAGCTCATGGCACAAACAGTGGGTGCCCGCCGGGAGCCAGAGCCCAAGGACAGTGTGCAGGAGCCACCCTCTCCAGGCCTGCCTTCCAAGCCTCCATG TGAGGGGAAGGCGCTGTGCCACCATCTGGCCACGGGCCCTGGACAGCTGAGCTTCCGCAAGGGAGACACCCTGCGGGTGCTGGGGCCAGCTGGGGCGGACTGGCTGCGCTGCAGCCGCGGCCCTGACACCGGCCTGGTGCCCCTGGCCTACGTGACTCTGACCCCAACTCCAAGTCCAAGCCCTGGAAGCAGCCAGAACTGA